One Candidatus Komeilibacteria bacterium CG_4_10_14_0_2_um_filter_37_10 DNA window includes the following coding sequences:
- the tuf gene encoding elongation factor Tu, translating into MAEAFDRSKPHVNVGTIGHVDHGKTTLTAAILKCLIAAGKKAQDKGVDSIDAAPEERERGITIATAHVEYESDTRHYAHIDCPGHADYIKNMITGAAQMDGAILVVSAADGPMPQTREHILLARQVGVPYIIVFLNKVDQVDDPELIDLVEEEIRDLLKKYEFPGDKTPIIRGSALKALENPTGDDAKKVLELIDQLDTYIPEPVRDTDKPFLMPIEDIFSIEGRGTVITGRIERGVININEEVEIVGVRDTQKTIVTGIEMFNKSLNEGRAGDNAGILIRGLKKTDVERGQVIAKPGTITPHTEFDAEVYILSKEEGGRHTPFFKGYKPQFYIRTTDITGDVTDLPAGTEMVMPGDTVNLKIKLIHPIALQEKQKFAIREGGHTVGAGVVTKIIN; encoded by the coding sequence TCGGTCACGTCGATCATGGTAAAACAACACTAACTGCAGCAATTTTAAAATGTTTAATAGCTGCTGGTAAAAAAGCACAAGACAAAGGAGTTGACTCTATTGATGCTGCTCCGGAAGAGCGCGAGCGTGGTATTACCATTGCTACTGCGCATGTGGAATATGAAAGTGACACTCGTCACTATGCTCATATTGACTGTCCTGGTCACGCTGACTATATCAAAAATATGATTACTGGTGCCGCTCAAATGGACGGCGCAATTTTAGTAGTCTCTGCTGCTGATGGCCCAATGCCACAAACCAGAGAGCATATTTTGTTAGCTCGCCAAGTAGGCGTGCCATATATCATCGTCTTTTTGAATAAAGTTGATCAGGTAGACGATCCAGAATTAATTGATTTAGTGGAAGAAGAAATTCGTGATTTATTAAAAAAGTATGAATTTCCTGGCGATAAAACTCCGATCATTCGCGGTAGTGCACTAAAAGCATTAGAAAATCCAACTGGCGATGATGCGAAAAAAGTTTTAGAGCTAATTGATCAATTAGATACCTACATTCCTGAGCCAGTTCGTGATACTGACAAACCATTCTTAATGCCGATTGAAGATATTTTTTCTATTGAAGGTCGCGGTACTGTGATCACTGGTAGAATTGAAAGAGGCGTTATTAATATCAACGAAGAAGTAGAAATCGTTGGTGTTCGTGATACCCAGAAGACAATCGTTACTGGTATTGAAATGTTTAACAAATCATTGAATGAAGGTCGTGCCGGAGATAATGCAGGTATTTTAATTCGTGGCTTGAAGAAAACTGATGTCGAAAGAGGTCAGGTCATTGCTAAGCCCGGAACTATTACACCACATACTGAATTTGACGCTGAGGTTTATATTTTATCCAAAGAAGAAGGCGGACGTCATACCCCATTCTTTAAGGGTTATAAGCCACAGTTTTATATTCGCACCACTGATATTACTGGCGATGTTACCGATTTACCAGCTGGTACCGAGATGGTAATGCCTGGTGATACCGTGAATTTGAAGATTAAATTAATTCACCCTATTGCTTTGCAAGAAAAGCAGAAGTTCGCTATTCGTGAAGGTGGCCATACTGTTGGCGCTGGTGTCGTAACCAAGATTATTAACTAA